A part of Rattus norvegicus strain BN/NHsdMcwi chromosome 4, GRCr8, whole genome shotgun sequence genomic DNA contains:
- the Lipogenin gene encoding Lipogenin, with protein sequence MYSFQTTHHLICSLLNNKLVVALLFGPRSLLPLQLVHKVIGASPTEVWICMGLYSLCGSCTLKLPSVGHHVHSSSWPLEGLTDFGSPCMRPLKRHWEGAGEMAQWLRALTALLEVLSSNPSNHMVANNHL encoded by the coding sequence ATGTATTCTTTTCAAACTACACATCATTTAATCTGTTCATTATTAAACAATAAATTGGTCGTGGCCCTTCTCTTCGGCCCCAGGTCATTGCTCCCCTTGCAGCTTGTTCATAAAGTTATTGGGGCTTCTCCAACTGAGGTGTGGATTTGCATGGGATTGTACAGTTTGTGTGGGAGCTGCACACTTAAGTTGCCcagtgtgggccaccatgtgcaTTCCTCCAGTTGGCCTTTAGAAGGCCTCACAGACTTTGGCTCACCATGCATGAGACCATTGAAGAGGCactgggagggggctggagagatggctcagtggttaagggcactgactgctcttctagaggtcctgagttcaaatcccagcaaccacatggtggctaacaaccatctgtaa